A stretch of the Sphingomonas sp. CL5.1 genome encodes the following:
- a CDS encoding ABC transporter ATP-binding protein, which produces MAGGEDDDVIIRVRNLRTSFGDQVIHDGLNLDVRRGEILGVVGGSGTGKSVLMRAIIGLQPADEGEITVFGEPTSGREETEAIEIRKRWGVLFQGGALFSTLTVAENVQVPIREFYPDLDMALLDEIASYKVVMSGLPAEAGPKYPSELSGGMRKRAGLARALALDPELLFLDEPTAGLDPIGAAGFDELTQSLQQTMGLTVFLITHDLDTLYAICDRVAVLADKKVIAVGTIPELLALDHPWIQEYFNGPRGRAAVATREADVAREKAGAD; this is translated from the coding sequence ATGGCGGGGGGCGAGGACGACGATGTCATCATCCGCGTGCGCAACCTGCGCACCAGCTTCGGCGATCAGGTGATCCACGACGGGCTGAATCTCGACGTGCGGCGCGGCGAGATCCTCGGCGTGGTCGGCGGCTCCGGTACCGGCAAGTCGGTGCTGATGCGCGCGATCATCGGCCTCCAGCCCGCGGACGAGGGCGAGATCACCGTGTTCGGCGAGCCGACCAGCGGCCGCGAGGAAACCGAGGCGATCGAGATCCGCAAGCGCTGGGGCGTCCTGTTCCAGGGCGGCGCGCTGTTCTCCACCCTGACGGTGGCGGAGAACGTGCAGGTGCCGATCCGCGAATTCTATCCCGACCTCGACATGGCGCTGCTCGACGAGATCGCCTCTTACAAGGTGGTGATGAGCGGGCTGCCGGCGGAGGCCGGGCCGAAATATCCGTCGGAGCTGTCCGGCGGGATGAGGAAGCGTGCCGGCCTCGCCCGCGCGCTGGCGCTCGATCCCGAACTGTTGTTCCTCGACGAGCCGACCGCCGGGCTGGACCCGATCGGCGCGGCCGGGTTCGACGAGCTGACCCAGTCGCTCCAGCAGACGATGGGGCTCACCGTGTTCCTCATCACCCACGATCTCGACACGCTCTACGCGATCTGTGACCGGGTGGCGGTGCTGGCGGACAAGAAGGTGATCGCGGTCGGCACCATTCCCGAGCTGCTGGCGTTGGATCATCCGTGGATACAGGAATATTTCAACGGCCCGCGCGGCCGGGCGGCGGTGGCGACGCGCGAGGCGGACGTCGCGCGCGAAAAGGCAGGGGCTGACTGA
- a CDS encoding efflux RND transporter permease subunit, whose translation MSFRNISAWSIRNPIPAIVLFTMLTVAGIISFARMDINDDPDIDFPAVTVEITQPGAAPTELETQVTQRVEAAVRSVEGIDEIQSFVSEGSSVTFVQLDIGTPIDRAVNEVRDAITQIRSNLPEGILEPQISRVKANDNDVGSYSAIATNMTIEQLSWYIDNTVAKELMSIPGMGKIERNGGVDREIRVILDPAKIAAYGLTATQINQQLRQVNLNAAGGRSQIAGAEQSLRVLGNARDAYELGQTQIALGDGRTVKLSDVATVRDLYAEQRSAAAVDGRPVLSFDFKRAKGYSDVTVFREAQKKLAALEQRNPQVHFALRYDGSKYPMEQYKSAIHAMIEGAVLAVFVVFLFLRDARATVISALAIPLSAIPAFWFMNLLGFTLNGMTLLALSLVAGVLVDDAIVEIENIVRHMRMGKTAYQAAIDAADEIGLAVLATTMAIVAVFLPVGLMPGISGQFFKNFGLTVVVAVLMSLAVARLITPMIAAYFLRSFGHASHGEGRLMDMYMSVLHWTLDTGKAPMIRARGGFHRVTGYFRDHRIWVVGVGALAFVLTILCFMALPMQFQPANDSDRSSVTITMPPGTTLQQTQVTVDRVVALLRKQPDVESVYSRTQVGTARVSAQFKDHKSMKSTEFERKLAPELAKFADARVNFASQFGWGDNNRDVSITLGGDDPVKLRETADRLVAQMMHVPGLIAPRIAGDLNRPEIVIKPRLDLAANVGVTTSALSNAIRIATIGDIDQNSAKFSLSDRQVPIRVALDQSARTEISTIQNLPVQTQSGGSVPLSLVADIGFGSGPTKINRLNQQRQLTIGADLASGVVLSDAMKKVDALPAMRNLPLGIQRMTVGNAKWQGEMLVNFQFAVLAGIFLIFSVLVLLYRRLLPPLVNMGSLLLAPLGGLVALLVTGNPLSLPVFIGLLMLLGIVAKNSILLIDFALEEMAKGVPTHEAIIDAGHKRAQPIVMTTVAMVAGMVPTALSLAGDASWRAPMGVVVIGGLTLSTLLTLLIVPASFSLAIGIERRIGPWLGHRLLTYRPGDEGIPAIDHVPGGGPLPAPRGRIGYGDGGSQPAE comes from the coding sequence ATGAGCTTTCGCAACATCTCCGCCTGGTCGATCCGCAACCCGATCCCGGCGATCGTCCTGTTCACGATGCTGACGGTCGCGGGGATCATCAGTTTCGCCCGCATGGACATCAACGACGACCCGGACATCGATTTCCCGGCGGTGACGGTGGAGATCACGCAGCCGGGCGCCGCGCCGACCGAGCTGGAGACGCAGGTCACCCAGCGCGTCGAGGCGGCGGTGCGATCGGTGGAGGGGATCGACGAGATCCAGTCCTTCGTCAGCGAGGGAAGCTCTGTCACCTTTGTCCAGCTCGACATCGGCACGCCGATCGATCGCGCGGTGAACGAGGTGCGCGACGCGATCACGCAGATCCGCTCCAACCTGCCCGAAGGCATCCTGGAGCCGCAGATCAGCCGCGTGAAGGCGAACGACAACGATGTCGGCAGCTATTCCGCGATCGCCACCAACATGACGATCGAGCAGCTTTCCTGGTACATCGACAACACGGTCGCCAAGGAGCTGATGTCGATCCCCGGCATGGGGAAGATCGAGCGCAACGGCGGCGTCGACCGCGAGATCCGCGTGATCCTCGATCCGGCGAAGATCGCGGCCTATGGCCTCACCGCGACGCAGATCAACCAGCAGCTCCGGCAGGTGAACCTCAACGCCGCCGGCGGCCGCTCCCAGATCGCCGGGGCGGAACAGTCGTTGCGCGTGCTGGGCAACGCGCGCGATGCCTATGAACTCGGCCAGACGCAGATCGCGCTGGGCGACGGGCGCACGGTGAAGCTGTCCGACGTCGCCACGGTGCGCGATCTCTATGCCGAGCAGCGCAGCGCCGCCGCAGTGGACGGCCGCCCGGTGCTGAGCTTCGATTTCAAGCGCGCCAAGGGCTATTCCGACGTCACCGTCTTCCGCGAGGCGCAGAAGAAACTCGCCGCGCTGGAGCAGCGCAACCCGCAAGTGCATTTCGCGCTGCGCTACGACGGGTCGAAATACCCGATGGAGCAGTACAAGAGCGCGATCCACGCGATGATCGAGGGCGCGGTGCTCGCCGTGTTCGTGGTGTTCCTGTTCCTGCGCGATGCGCGCGCGACGGTGATCTCCGCGCTGGCGATCCCGCTTTCCGCGATCCCCGCCTTCTGGTTCATGAACCTGCTGGGCTTCACCCTCAACGGCATGACGCTGCTCGCGCTCAGCCTGGTGGCGGGCGTGCTGGTGGACGACGCGATCGTCGAGATCGAGAACATCGTGCGCCACATGCGCATGGGCAAGACGGCCTATCAGGCGGCGATCGACGCGGCGGACGAGATCGGCCTCGCGGTGCTGGCGACGACGATGGCGATCGTCGCGGTGTTCCTGCCGGTCGGCCTGATGCCGGGCATCTCGGGCCAGTTCTTCAAGAATTTCGGCCTCACCGTGGTGGTCGCGGTGCTGATGAGCCTCGCGGTGGCGCGGCTCATCACCCCGATGATCGCGGCCTATTTCCTGCGCTCCTTCGGCCATGCCTCGCACGGCGAGGGGCGGCTCATGGACATGTACATGAGCGTGCTGCACTGGACGCTGGACACCGGAAAAGCGCCGATGATCCGCGCGCGCGGCGGCTTCCACCGCGTCACCGGCTATTTCCGCGATCATCGCATATGGGTGGTGGGCGTCGGCGCGCTGGCGTTCGTGCTGACGATCCTGTGCTTCATGGCGCTGCCGATGCAGTTCCAGCCGGCCAACGATTCCGATCGCTCGTCGGTGACGATCACGATGCCGCCGGGCACGACGCTCCAGCAGACGCAGGTGACGGTGGACAGGGTGGTCGCCTTGCTGCGCAAGCAACCGGATGTGGAAAGCGTCTATAGCCGCACGCAGGTCGGCACGGCGCGGGTGAGCGCGCAGTTCAAGGACCACAAGTCCATGAAGTCGACCGAGTTCGAGCGCAAGCTGGCGCCCGAGCTGGCGAAGTTCGCCGACGCGCGCGTCAATTTCGCCTCGCAGTTCGGCTGGGGCGACAACAACCGCGACGTCTCGATCACGCTCGGCGGGGACGATCCGGTCAAGCTGCGGGAGACGGCGGACCGGCTCGTCGCGCAGATGATGCATGTGCCGGGGCTGATCGCCCCGCGCATCGCGGGCGACCTCAACCGGCCCGAGATCGTCATCAAGCCGCGGCTCGACCTCGCCGCCAACGTCGGCGTGACGACCAGCGCGCTGTCGAACGCGATCCGCATCGCGACGATCGGCGACATCGACCAGAACAGCGCGAAATTCTCGCTTTCCGATCGACAAGTGCCGATCCGCGTCGCGCTCGACCAGTCCGCGCGCACCGAGATCTCGACGATCCAGAACCTGCCGGTGCAGACGCAGAGCGGCGGATCGGTGCCGCTGTCGCTGGTCGCCGACATCGGCTTCGGCTCCGGCCCGACCAAGATCAACCGCCTCAACCAGCAGCGCCAGCTCACCATCGGCGCCGACCTCGCCTCCGGCGTGGTGCTGAGCGACGCGATGAAGAAGGTCGATGCGCTGCCCGCGATGCGGAACCTGCCGCTCGGCATCCAGCGGATGACGGTCGGCAACGCCAAATGGCAGGGCGAGATGCTGGTCAATTTCCAGTTCGCGGTGCTGGCCGGTATCTTCCTGATCTTCTCGGTGCTAGTGCTGCTCTATCGCCGCCTGCTGCCGCCGCTGGTCAACATGGGGTCGCTGCTGCTGGCGCCGCTCGGCGGGCTGGTCGCGCTGCTGGTGACGGGCAATCCCTTGTCGCTGCCGGTGTTCATCGGGCTGCTGATGCTGCTCGGCATCGTCGCCAAGAACTCGATCCTGCTGATCGACTTCGCGCTGGAGGAGATGGCCAAGGGCGTGCCGACGCACGAGGCGATCATCGACGCCGGGCACAAGCGCGCCCAGCCGATCGTGATGACCACCGTGGCGATGGTCGCCGGCATGGTGCCGACCGCGCTGTCGCTGGCCGGCGACGCCTCGTGGCGCGCGCCGATGGGCGTGGTGGTGATCGGCGGCCTCACGCTCTCCACGTTGCTGACGCTGCTGATCGTGCCGGCGTCGTTCAGCCTGGCGATCGGCATCGAGCGGCGGATCGGCCCGTGGCTCGGCCACCGGCTGCTCACCTATCGCCCCGGCGACGAGGGAATTCCGGCGATCGACCACGTCCCCGGCGGCGGGCCGCTGCCGGCCCCGCGCGGGCGGATCGGCTATGGGGACGGCGGCTCGCAACCGGCGGAATGA
- a CDS encoding peptidylprolyl isomerase has product MIATILTLLGMALAPATAAPAPSEIAAAAPARDWRAIAESDLLVMDLAPDRAGRPRRVVIQLMPAPFSQAWIGNIRRLAAAHWWDGAAINRVQDDYVAQWGGDTAKHPVPPGLAATTQADYATDLGRTAIDGGLLREAARRRIVGRVATAGRDAYAPLTFTWRGWPVAAGRSAASGATTAWPVHCYGMVGVGRDMPPDAGSGAELYAVIGHAPRHLDRNIALIGRVIEGIELLSALPRGTEALGMYASAAERVPIVAIRMASELPAAERPRYEYLATESDSFARYADARANRRDGFFIRPAGGADICNVPTPVRRAAR; this is encoded by the coding sequence ATGATCGCGACCATCCTCACGCTGCTTGGCATGGCGCTGGCGCCGGCCACCGCCGCTCCCGCGCCTTCCGAAATCGCCGCCGCCGCGCCCGCGCGGGACTGGCGCGCGATCGCGGAGAGCGATCTGCTGGTGATGGACCTCGCGCCCGATCGCGCCGGCCGCCCGCGCCGCGTGGTGATCCAGCTCATGCCCGCGCCTTTCTCGCAGGCATGGATCGGCAATATCCGCCGCCTCGCCGCCGCGCATTGGTGGGACGGGGCAGCGATCAATCGCGTACAGGACGATTATGTCGCGCAATGGGGCGGCGACACCGCGAAGCATCCGGTCCCGCCCGGCCTCGCCGCCACCACGCAGGCGGACTATGCCACCGATCTCGGCCGCACCGCGATCGACGGCGGGCTGTTGCGCGAGGCGGCGAGGCGGCGCATCGTGGGGCGCGTGGCGACGGCGGGGCGCGATGCCTATGCGCCGCTGACCTTCACCTGGCGCGGCTGGCCCGTCGCCGCCGGGCGATCGGCCGCCAGCGGCGCGACGACCGCGTGGCCGGTGCATTGCTACGGCATGGTCGGGGTCGGGCGCGACATGCCGCCGGATGCGGGGAGCGGCGCGGAGCTATATGCGGTGATCGGCCATGCGCCGCGCCATCTCGACCGCAATATCGCGCTGATCGGCCGGGTGATCGAGGGGATCGAGCTGCTCTCGGCGCTGCCGCGCGGCACGGAGGCGCTCGGCATGTACGCCAGCGCGGCGGAGCGGGTGCCGATCGTCGCAATCCGCATGGCGAGCGAGCTGCCGGCGGCGGAGCGCCCGCGCTACGAATATCTCGCGACGGAAAGCGACAGTTTCGCGCGCTACGCCGATGCGCGGGCCAATCGCCGCGACGGCTTCTTCATCCGGCCGGCGGGCGGCGCGGACATCTGCAACGTGCCCACGCCGGTGCGCCGCGCCGCGCGATAG
- a CDS encoding efflux RND transporter periplasmic adaptor subunit, translating to MNYEAGSLGGEPLAIEGPARDARRRRRWIVIVAVAAVLAIAAYAWAKRGGDPAHVSPADQAPTVTVIVPGDAPVGRVINATGSLAAKRDMPVGVAGEGGMVTRVLVEPGQWVKQGQVLATVDRSVQVQTAASMEAQIGVAKSDLVLAQQELERAQQLVGRGFISQADVQRRIATRDAAAARLKVAQAGAAEQGARNRRLDIRAPEPGLILTRQVEAGQIISSGSGTLFRMAKNGEMEMQAQLAEGDLAKIHVGDSATVTPVGESRSFAGHVWQVSPVIDPKTRQGIVRVQLSYDPALRPGGFASVTLVGGTSNEPQLPQSAIMSDDRGNFVYIVGPDNKVSRRDVRLGTVTDQNVAIAAGLTGREHVVRSAGAFLNPGQRVVPVLEKSGG from the coding sequence ATGAATTACGAGGCCGGCAGTCTTGGGGGAGAGCCGCTGGCGATCGAGGGCCCGGCGCGCGACGCGCGTCGCCGCCGCCGCTGGATCGTGATCGTCGCGGTCGCGGCGGTGCTGGCGATCGCCGCCTACGCCTGGGCGAAGCGCGGCGGCGATCCGGCGCATGTGTCGCCGGCCGACCAGGCTCCCACCGTCACCGTCATCGTGCCGGGCGACGCGCCGGTCGGCCGCGTCATCAACGCCACCGGCTCGCTCGCCGCGAAGCGCGACATGCCGGTCGGCGTCGCGGGCGAGGGCGGCATGGTGACGCGCGTGCTGGTCGAGCCGGGCCAGTGGGTGAAGCAGGGCCAGGTGCTGGCGACGGTCGACCGCTCGGTGCAGGTGCAGACCGCCGCGAGCATGGAGGCGCAGATCGGCGTGGCGAAATCCGATCTCGTGCTCGCCCAGCAGGAGCTTGAGCGCGCGCAGCAGCTCGTCGGGCGCGGCTTCATCAGCCAGGCCGACGTGCAGCGCCGCATCGCCACGCGCGACGCCGCCGCCGCGCGGCTGAAGGTGGCGCAGGCCGGCGCGGCCGAGCAGGGCGCGCGCAACCGTCGGCTCGATATCCGCGCGCCGGAACCGGGGCTGATCCTCACGCGACAGGTGGAGGCGGGGCAGATCATCAGCTCCGGCTCGGGCACGCTGTTCCGCATGGCGAAGAACGGCGAGATGGAGATGCAGGCGCAGCTTGCCGAGGGCGATCTCGCCAAGATCCATGTCGGCGACAGCGCCACCGTTACCCCCGTGGGCGAGTCGCGCTCCTTCGCCGGCCATGTGTGGCAGGTGTCGCCGGTGATCGATCCCAAGACGCGGCAGGGCATCGTGCGCGTCCAGCTTTCCTATGACCCCGCGCTTCGCCCCGGCGGCTTCGCCTCGGTCACCCTCGTCGGGGGCACGAGCAACGAGCCGCAACTCCCGCAATCGGCGATCATGAGCGACGATCGTGGCAATTTCGTCTATATCGTCGGGCCGGACAACAAGGTGTCGCGGCGCGACGTGCGGCTGGGCACGGTGACTGACCAAAACGTCGCCATCGCCGCCGGCCTCACCGGGCGCGAGCATGTCGTGCGCTCGGCGGGCGCGTTCCTCAATCCGGGCCAGCGGGTCGTGCCGGTGCTGGAAAAGAGCGGGGGCTGA
- a CDS encoding DUF445 domain-containing protein, translated as MNLIVRRRPPHERPPAGLVRMRVIATAMLVAMAAAFALARALEPAHAAWGFVRAFAEAAMVGGLADWFAVTALFRHPLGLPIPHTAIIPRNKDRIGDQLALFLRDNFLIPGVVARRMRRMDLASAAGRWLTNPAAGGSRLTRGVSRLAVEVLQALDQERLGGMVRGAMVQQVRVLELSPMLGRALAAAISEDRHLPVLDGIVRWAGRVLEANEPLVRAMVHERAGSILRWTGLDETLANKIIDGLHKMLTDMAEDRDHPLRGKAEEGLVQLAHDLQHDPAMIARVEQVKLELLENPAMQGWINGLWEQARAAMLRVARDPEALLAGRLREAFNQLGETLQQDVRLQRTLNRFARRAAVGTAADYGDSIVRLVSETVRGWDARTITRRLENAVGKDLQFIRINGTLVGGMVGLVIHAVDVAL; from the coding sequence ATGAACCTGATCGTCCGCCGGCGCCCGCCCCACGAACGACCGCCCGCGGGGCTGGTGCGGATGCGGGTGATCGCGACGGCGATGCTGGTCGCGATGGCGGCGGCCTTCGCGCTGGCGCGGGCGCTGGAGCCGGCGCATGCCGCCTGGGGCTTCGTCCGCGCCTTCGCAGAAGCGGCGATGGTCGGCGGGCTGGCCGACTGGTTCGCGGTCACGGCGCTGTTCCGCCACCCGCTCGGCCTGCCGATCCCGCACACCGCGATCATCCCGCGCAACAAGGACCGGATCGGCGACCAGCTCGCGCTGTTCCTGCGCGACAATTTCCTGATCCCCGGCGTGGTCGCGCGGCGGATGCGGCGGATGGACCTCGCCAGCGCCGCCGGCCGCTGGCTGACCAACCCCGCCGCCGGCGGATCGCGGCTGACGCGCGGCGTCTCGCGCCTCGCGGTGGAGGTGCTCCAGGCGCTCGATCAGGAGCGGCTGGGCGGCATGGTGCGCGGTGCGATGGTGCAGCAGGTGCGTGTGCTGGAACTGTCGCCGATGCTGGGCCGCGCGCTCGCCGCCGCGATCAGCGAGGATCGCCACCTGCCGGTGCTCGACGGCATCGTGCGCTGGGCGGGGCGCGTACTGGAGGCGAACGAGCCGCTGGTCCGCGCGATGGTCCATGAGCGCGCCGGCTCGATCCTGCGCTGGACCGGGCTGGACGAGACGCTCGCCAACAAGATCATCGACGGCCTTCACAAGATGCTGACCGACATGGCCGAGGACCGCGACCACCCTCTGCGCGGCAAGGCGGAGGAGGGGCTGGTGCAGCTTGCCCATGATCTTCAGCACGATCCGGCGATGATCGCCCGTGTCGAGCAGGTGAAGCTGGAATTGCTGGAGAATCCGGCGATGCAGGGCTGGATCAACGGCCTGTGGGAACAGGCACGCGCCGCGATGCTGCGTGTCGCGCGCGATCCCGAGGCGCTGCTCGCCGGGCGGCTGCGCGAGGCGTTCAACCAGTTGGGCGAGACGCTGCAACAGGACGTGCGCCTGCAACGCACGCTCAACCGCTTCGCGCGCCGCGCGGCGGTGGGGACGGCGGCCGACTATGGCGATTCGATCGTCCGGCTGGTGTCGGAGACGGTGCGTGGCTGGGATGCGCGCACGATCACGCGGCGGCTGGAGAACGCGGTGGGCAAGGATCTCCAGTTCATCCGCATCAACGGCACGCTGGTCGGCGGGATGGTCGGGCTGGTGATCCACGCGGTGGATGTCGCGCTATGA
- a CDS encoding ABC-type transport auxiliary lipoprotein family protein, producing the protein MKRLAIFLAALPLAGCVSFAAKPPPSLLDLTAAEQVKPGQEQDASSAKTVTISVPVVPQALATARVPVQATPTSVAYVKDALWVEAPQRLFARLLSDTIAARTGRVVLGAAQSFGDPGARIGGELRNFGVDAASSSAVVTFDAALVRDNGGKVEKRRFEARVPIARIDAASAGRALNTGANQVAAEVADWIGK; encoded by the coding sequence ATGAAGCGACTTGCGATTTTCCTGGCGGCGCTGCCGCTTGCCGGCTGCGTCAGCTTCGCGGCGAAGCCGCCGCCCTCGCTGCTCGATCTCACCGCCGCCGAGCAGGTGAAGCCGGGGCAGGAGCAGGATGCTTCCAGCGCGAAGACGGTGACGATCAGCGTGCCGGTCGTGCCGCAGGCGCTCGCCACCGCGCGCGTGCCGGTACAGGCGACGCCGACCTCGGTCGCCTATGTCAAGGACGCCTTGTGGGTGGAGGCGCCGCAGCGGCTGTTCGCGCGGCTGCTGTCTGACACGATCGCGGCGCGCACCGGGCGGGTCGTGCTCGGCGCGGCGCAGTCGTTCGGCGATCCCGGCGCGCGGATCGGCGGCGAGCTGCGCAATTTCGGCGTCGACGCCGCCTCGTCGAGCGCGGTCGTCACCTTCGACGCGGCGCTGGTGCGCGACAATGGCGGCAAGGTGGAGAAGCGGCGTTTCGAGGCGCGCGTGCCGATCGCGCGGATCGACGCCGCCTCGGCCGGCCGCGCGCTCAACACCGGCGCGAACCAGGTCGCGGCGGAAGTGGCGGACTGGATCGGCAAGTAG
- a CDS encoding MlaD family protein: METRSNHVLVGSVVLILLAVLALFTVWIARLGGATEKEYDIFFKQSVDGLAKGSTVTYSGVPSGQVKLIQLWKNDPQFVRVRVSLNEDTPILQGTTATIQGSFTGTSTVSLDGAVKGAPPITCPANDAANECPYGVPVIPTRTGGLGAILNSAPQLLERLSTLTEKLTGLVSDKNQASIAGILDNTNRLTHALADRGPEIAATLAQTRVAVQQAGDAAQKIGDLAATTNGLISEDVKPAMTNLNAAIKSAQASADTLNAAIGDARPGLQTFSKETLPEVSQLVHDLRNMAAALSSVAEKVDRNGAGSLIGRQRLPDYKPGK; this comes from the coding sequence ATGGAAACTCGCTCCAACCACGTCCTGGTGGGATCGGTCGTGCTGATCCTGCTCGCGGTGCTGGCGCTGTTCACGGTGTGGATCGCGCGGCTGGGCGGCGCGACCGAAAAGGAATATGATATCTTCTTCAAGCAATCGGTCGACGGCCTCGCGAAGGGATCGACCGTCACCTATTCCGGCGTCCCTTCCGGGCAGGTGAAGCTGATCCAGCTCTGGAAGAACGATCCGCAATTCGTCCGCGTCCGCGTCAGCCTCAACGAGGACACGCCGATCCTCCAGGGCACCACCGCGACGATCCAGGGCAGCTTCACCGGCACCAGCACGGTGAGCCTCGACGGCGCGGTGAAGGGCGCGCCGCCGATCACCTGCCCGGCGAACGACGCCGCCAACGAATGCCCCTATGGCGTGCCGGTGATCCCGACGCGCACGGGCGGGCTGGGCGCGATCCTCAATTCCGCGCCGCAATTGCTCGAGCGGCTCTCGACGCTCACCGAGAAGCTGACCGGCCTCGTCTCCGACAAGAACCAGGCGTCGATCGCCGGCATCCTCGACAACACCAACCGGCTGACCCACGCGCTCGCCGATCGCGGGCCGGAGATCGCGGCCACGCTGGCGCAGACGCGGGTCGCGGTGCAGCAGGCGGGCGACGCGGCGCAGAAGATCGGCGATCTCGCCGCGACCACCAACGGCCTGATCTCGGAGGACGTGAAGCCGGCGATGACCAACCTCAACGCCGCGATCAAATCGGCGCAGGCGAGCGCGGACACGCTCAACGCCGCGATCGGCGACGCGCGGCCGGGGTTGCAGACCTTCTCGAAGGAAACCCTGCCGGAGGTCAGCCAGCTCGTCCACGACCTGCGCAACATGGCCGCCGCGCTTTCCTCGGTGGCGGAGAAGGTCGATCGCAACGGTGCCGGCTCGCTGATCGGCCGGCAGCGGCTCCCAGACTATAAGCCCGGCAAATGA
- a CDS encoding ABC transporter permease encodes MGAAADFSEDGDTLRFTGDLSLAKLGDLPQRLRERDGEVRRLDLSGIDRIDTIGAWVVHRFAREHDATIEGLDDERARLLQHVEGADQPVAMRPQYLSPFTRVLGEIGTATVTAGNTLLGLLGFLGATVIALGSVIRHPRRFRFNATVQHFEVVGVSALGIIGLMSFLIGIVIAQQGAVQLRQFGAEVLTVNLIGRITLRELGVLMTAIMVAGRSGSAFAAQIGTMRLTEEIDAMRTIGVSPMEALVLPRTTAAIVLMPLLGFYSSLVAIIGGGLLCWINLGIPPVTYVGRIREVVPITDLYVGLVKAPVFGAIIAMAGCFQGMQVEGDAEQVGKRTTAAVVQAIFLVIVLDAFFAVFFTSVGWN; translated from the coding sequence ATGGGCGCGGCGGCGGATTTCAGCGAGGACGGCGACACCCTGCGCTTCACCGGCGACCTGTCGCTGGCGAAGCTCGGCGACCTGCCGCAGCGGCTGCGCGAGCGCGACGGCGAGGTGCGGCGGCTCGACCTTTCCGGGATTGACCGCATCGACACGATCGGCGCCTGGGTGGTCCATCGCTTCGCGCGCGAGCATGACGCGACGATCGAGGGGCTGGACGACGAGCGCGCCCGGCTGCTCCAGCATGTCGAGGGCGCGGACCAGCCAGTCGCGATGCGGCCGCAATATCTCAGTCCCTTCACCCGCGTGCTCGGCGAGATCGGCACCGCGACCGTCACCGCCGGCAACACGCTGCTCGGCCTGCTCGGCTTCCTCGGCGCGACGGTGATCGCGCTGGGCAGCGTCATCCGCCATCCGCGCCGCTTCCGCTTCAACGCCACGGTGCAGCATTTCGAGGTGGTCGGTGTCTCGGCGCTCGGCATCATCGGGTTGATGAGTTTCCTGATCGGCATCGTCATCGCGCAGCAGGGGGCGGTGCAGCTCCGCCAGTTCGGCGCGGAGGTGCTGACGGTCAACCTGATCGGTCGCATCACCCTGCGCGAGCTGGGCGTGCTGATGACGGCGATCATGGTCGCGGGTCGCTCCGGCTCGGCCTTCGCCGCGCAGATCGGCACGATGAGGCTGACCGAGGAGATCGACGCGATGCGCACGATCGGCGTTTCCCCGATGGAGGCGCTCGTCCTGCCGCGCACCACCGCGGCGATCGTGCTGATGCCGCTGCTGGGCTTCTATTCCTCGCTGGTGGCGATCATCGGCGGCGGGCTGCTCTGCTGGATCAATCTCGGTATCCCGCCAGTCACCTATGTCGGGCGCATCAGGGAAGTGGTGCCGATCACCGATCTGTATGTCGGGCTGGTCAAGGCGCCGGTGTTCGGCGCGATCATCGCCATGGCCGGCTGCTTCCAAGGGATGCAGGTGGAGGGCGACGCCGAGCAAGTCGGCAAGCGCACCACGGCGGCGGTGGTGCAGGCGATCTTCCTGGTGATCGTGCTCGACGCGTTCTTCGCGGTGTTCTTCACCTCTGTGGGGTGGAACTGA
- a CDS encoding SIMPL domain-containing protein, which yields MRLIVSIAAAGAALASLPAFADSAIPEGTTLDVTATGKVTRTPDIATIRAGVVTQAATAGAALSENATRMARVIQTLKAAGIAERDIATSNVGLSPQYRYQQNEAPVITGYQASNTVSVKFRDIGRSGAALDALVKAGANQIDGPSMSIENPESAFDEARADAVRIARARAELYARAAGLRVVRIVSINENGENGGNPPRPVPMMYARAAAAPAADTQVMPGETDLSISVVVRFLLQ from the coding sequence ATGCGCTTGATCGTCTCTATCGCCGCCGCCGGCGCCGCGCTGGCTTCGCTGCCGGCCTTCGCGGATTCCGCGATCCCCGAGGGCACCACGCTGGACGTCACCGCGACCGGCAAGGTGACGCGCACGCCCGATATCGCGACGATCCGCGCGGGCGTCGTCACCCAGGCCGCGACCGCCGGGGCGGCACTGTCGGAGAATGCGACCCGCATGGCGCGGGTGATCCAGACGCTGAAGGCGGCCGGCATCGCCGAACGCGACATCGCGACCAGCAACGTCGGCCTCTCGCCGCAATATCGCTACCAGCAGAACGAGGCGCCGGTGATCACCGGCTATCAGGCGAGCAACACCGTTTCGGTGAAGTTCCGCGATATCGGCCGCAGCGGCGCGGCGCTCGATGCCCTGGTGAAGGCGGGCGCGAACCAGATCGACGGCCCGTCAATGTCGATCGAGAATCCCGAAAGCGCGTTTGACGAGGCGCGCGCCGACGCGGTGCGCATCGCCCGCGCCCGCGCCGAACTATACGCCAGGGCGGCCGGGCTGCGCGTCGTGCGCATCGTGTCGATCAACGAGAATGGCGAGAACGGCGGCAACCCGCCGCGCCCGGTGCCGATGATGTATGCGCGGGCGGCCGCCGCGCCGGCCGCCGATACGCAGGTGATGCCCGGCGAGACCGATCTTTCGATCAGCGTCGTGGTGCGCTTCCTGCTGCAATAA